The nucleotide sequence TGCTTCACACATAGACATTGACAAATGAATTAGAAAGGTAAGTTCTTATTGTGGTTCAAGATCCATAAATTAGCacgcacacatgcacacacacaatttGTTGGGAAATATGTGCATTTAGTCTTTGCAATTCTCACATCAATCAATGTTTTGAAATTTATGGTGCCCATATTCCACAAGATGAAATTTATTCATAAATCATCACCTTTAACACCATCATGATATATGTTTATCTGAGGTGTTAGATGGAAATATATTGAATAAAACAACATTACATCAATTAAAATCTTATCTCAATAAGTGGTTGTCATTGGTAGCCAGttcaccaccaaggagcaaataAGAAAATAGGGATTATGATAAATGTTTAGTGTTAGAGGTTGTCATTTCTAGCAGCGGATGAGGTTCAAATTTCGCATTGGGTATTCCTGAACGTCTGTGGAGATTGAGCCATTGGTGATGTTGTGGTACCATGCCAAGACTCACCTGCACTTCCCGAATTTACCTGATGGCCGTTTCATGAGGCCAGACCATCCACCTCCAGGATTAATTGGACCGAAGGTCCAGATACttagattatcaaaaaaaaaaaaaaatcaaggaaaGCAAATATTTTGTTCTCCCTTTTGGGTTCCATAGGGAAGTGACAACAAAGGCCACGAGGTAAAGCTAGAAATGATTCTTTATCAAAAAGTTGTGGAGtgactttttatttttattttttgttatacaGTGTTAGATATGACTGTATCTATGCATCACTTATGTGTCTTCTGACGGAGGGAACGACCCTGTTACTTTAGTTCACTTGTAAATAGGTGCCTGACAATGTATATAGTCAGAAGATTAGGTAGGACTGTGGTAGAAGTGGGTATTCCCACCTTTAACAGTAATCAGCAACTGTTGGCTGCCAGAGTATTGGCAGGAAGATATGGAAGACGTAAGTAATGAGATTAAACTTGTCTAATGAAGAAATATTCACGAATCTTAGATGCTGCTGTTTCTCGTCATATCTTTTTAAAGAATTTGTCGTCATTTTTTTGCAGGATATGGGTATAAATGAGCCTGAACTTGTTAACATAGTTAATCAAATTGAAGAGCTTGAGCAGAAAATATTTGCTACCTCATTGCATAAGGTACTTCTGTTGTTTGTTGTGTTTGTGGGTTGCAATCTGGTCAAACTGAGCAGCAATTCAAGTGGTACCAAAGAAAAGATGAGGTGAATCATGAAATACAGCAGCTCAAGTAAAAAATGCGTGAATCACAAGTATGAATCTGTAAATTTGTGCTGATTTGTTCTTTTCAAATGTAATTTTTACTCCGAATGGTTTCATATGCACATGGTTGGGTCCATTCGTTGGGGTCCTAGCACAACTTCAGGACAGTGCTAGGAGAATTGCACAGGTTTATAAAACTTTTGCTGTCAGAAAAGAGAAATGTAAATGTTCAATATTGATAGCATGCATGATGAAAATGTAGATGCAACGTGAATGCAAATTGTACATTGATGTGGGAGAGTATGTCAAATCAACTTCTGGGCCATACTTGATGGATGCTAATATATTGTTGGTCAAAGCTGCGTATTCATATTATGCATGCTATCAGTTTAACTATCACTAAtacaataattaagtataatataTTCTTTGACTTGTTCAGTGTAAATCTATTATGCATGAATATTGATTATTTATCAGTTTGAGCTTGCCATCCAGGAGAAAGCGTGTTGCAAATATAGGGAGTTTTCCTTTTCAAGATATGTTTCCTTTGCCTTTAAAATTGTTTATTTTCTCTCCAGGGTGCATCATTTGCTGAGGTGCTTAGGATGACGGAGAGAAACTGGCATTGCATACTTGTAGCACTACTGTAATGAAACTGCCTTTGCATACTTGCATATAATTGTAAGTGCGGGATTCTGTACCATGTATTGCATCTTTGGCTATGGGTGGTTctgtaaaatgatttttttttcttctttccatTGTGGCAAGCTACAATAAAGAGAGCATATATGATCATTGAATTGTTGCTTGTGAATTTTTGACTCTCCATTAGcttatttatttatatagaagTTGCATTTGCTGAGCTACTAATGATCTTTGCCCACTTATTGAATGAGAATAAAATAGGAAATGACAGGTTAAAAAATTACAAAGCCAGGTTAGCAAAGATACTGTTCCTATAGATTAATTCATTTATTCTGGCATGAGATGTATTCCAGGGCAGAAGCTGGGGTGTGAAACAATGAAAaccaaaatgagaaaaaaaaaacggTGGATGTACGAGCAATAGGAACAATGGCCAACTAGAAACTCTGAACACTGCACagctttttttttatcataatcatttaataaaaataCGACGCCCAATGGAACAAATTTAATATCCTGGGCATACAATAAATAACTGAATTTAGCTAAAATCTAAGAATTAACTGtcctaaataataataaaagcggGTGAATTTCTGGGTACTTTGCTAAAGCTGTCTGTGCCTGATGCGACAAGATTAGAAGTTGGAACTAATTCGAAATCATGACAAGGTTGGGCACTTGGCATCGAGAAATTCCTTCAACGTCCGAGCTGCTTTCTGACCGCCCATGAGTTCTGCCAACCTTTCAACAGGTAGCAGAGCAAGTTCGGCCAAGTTTTTACATCCATCCATCAATGCTCTGTAATTTGTGTCTGTCACTCCAGGGAGACGCCTCAAGAACTCGATCGCAGACGTATTATAGTTTTCAGCCCTGAGATGCAACACAGTGAGTCAAATCACAGAGTATCCAATTGAACTGCCAAGAAACTAATGCAAAGGAACTTTTTGTGCACGCTACAATTTAAAGATGACAACTTGCTTTATTTTAAAGCCACGAATGATTGATCATTCACAAGCATCTAAACATTATCCATGGAATAGGATTTTATGAAAATTGGATGTCGAGCATCTAAACATATCTTGTCAACATTATCTACAAATGCATATCTTGAAAATTGGATGTCGAGCATTTTCTATGAGATTCCATTAACTAAGAGACTTAATATCCCTATTTGATGCAATAGATGTAAGCAATCATGTAACATGGTTACATCCTTATAATTTGATATGGGATGCATCAATGTTTTTGCTACATGGAACAAAATGTGTGATTTTGGAAAATAATATCTACGAAGTCTATGTATTACTGCAAATGCAGGCTTCTACAACTACATAACTTGCAGCATGCAATAGCATGAAAATTCCGTACAGATGCAATATTGAAATTTTAGTTTGATAACATAGTTGCCCATGTGTTTACCTTACATCATTATCCACCACACCATCTTCTGATGGAACACCTACTCTGATTGCCTTGCTCTCATCTGGTTCATCCTGATTTTGTTTGAGTGATGCAAATATTTCTGCTGTGGCATGCACATTGCGAGACCAAACCAGGCGCAAGCgaggaaaatgaagaacaagCAACGAAAGCTTTGAAGTTATGTTTGTTGGTGAGACATCATCACCGATATCATTTGTGGACTGCACTAAGGCATGAAAAAGTTGATCCAACCAAAATAATGTCAGCCCCaagaaaaaaaactcaaaaatgcTGAATTGCCTACTAAGGAAACTACACACATCTTTGACATTCACCTAAAAGTATAACATGGAGAAGAAAACAATCTCTTTAAGCCTAACACCACATATGATGCCAAGTGAAATTACTCAAACCTGATCATTGATCAGTAGTCACATTCATTAAAATTGATAGGAAAATGGCTGCTCAATAACCATAAATTGATGGGGATCAAAGTCAAGAAGCCCCATAGATGATCGTAGACCAGTAGATTACCAATATTTCAATAGAAAGCACCAACAGTCCATTATGAGTTAGAATGTTGAAATGAAAGTGTTAAAATGGATGTGTGAGATTATCAGAAAAGAGAGAATAAAAAGAATACTACCAAAAGCAATTAGTTGTAAACTATacaaatatatatacataatatatAACCTATATATTGCACCCACACGTGCGCGCGCACTACATACCACATTCCTTCATTCTATAAAGGATCTGAAAACTCCAGTTTAATTTTCAAGCTAAGCAATCAATAACAAATTGGCAGTATCAAATATTTTGTATGATAGGTCAAACTTAGAAACTCAAATATAACTGCCATGATTGTCAGGAAGTtgtttacaagagaaaaaaaccAGCATTCAAGATATAATAGTGCTGCTTCAGACAAACTAAAtttcaaatatataaaaattaatcttATAATTATCAAATTGAAAATTTACCAAAGTGATTCAAGATATATGGTAGATATAAACTTTTTTTGTGTGCGACATATGACGTTATACATTATTGTTAATATAGCTAATGTTTCTATTTACAAAAATTATATGAATTTCATATTTGCCCATATATAAGTCTGGATATACATCCACATGAGATACACCAGTTTGATTCCATATCACTGACTTTTTGAAACTTTGGACACTATACAAGTCAAAGTTTTTGTTTGTGAATTTTACTTTCAATTATTAATAGTCTCTATAGTTAATATGTCAAAATAGTGAGATAACTTTGACCTACGAACTAATAGTGATGTCCTAAGAGCAACTGTCTGATGCTTCCTTAAAAGTAACTTTTCAACATCAAATGTTGtacatttgaaattaaaaaatgaaaaaaaacaatATACAAACAAATTGATGTCAACAATATGACAAAACCATGGAATTGTGAATCTTATGAACCCCTATTTTAGCAGAAACTTAAGAGACATGTGAAAATTCACAGAAGTAGGCTCAAGGCCCATTTCAAGTACCTGGAAGGAGAAGCTTTTGTCCTGTGAAAATTCTATTAGGAGGACAGGCATTTTGTAGTAACGAATCATTGTTTCCACCTGATGATAGAGACGACCTGATGCAAAACTTTGAAACAAGTCTGCAATGCTTTTCCTTTCAACACAAATCATAGGGGAAAGAACATAATCACCAACTTCCAGAGTAACAGGTATGACATGCATGCCTTTCAAATGAAGAACGTTAGGAAGACTGCTCATGAACTCCCTCATATCAACAATAACCTGTCAAAACAATTAAAGTTCAATCAGTCCCTTCAGATTCACAACCCAAAAGAACAAGAGAGATTACCTGCATTTTTCTGCCTTGTGACATTCTACCACCTGCCTTTCTTGTTAATGAATTCTGTAAAATAATTGACTCTGTCTCGCTGGGAGTACTAGCTCCAATACAACGTCCATTCTGGAAAGcattgaaaaacacaaaaatacattacaaatatCCATATCGGCAAACAATACATGACAAATTTTTCTAATTTCACTAAATGTGAGCCTGAAACAATCCAAAAGCGTAAATCTATAGCCTCAAAATTTCCTCCAGTGATTTTGCACCCCATAGTAAAACACCTAAAAAAAATACTCCATATGAAAGGAAAGAGTTCACACACttcgtttttttttttcagaattgaTATAAATATATTATGACAAATGGAAGCAAAGGACAAGCCATATCTTATGCAATTCATGCTAAAGAAGATATTGAGATTGGGACAAACAAATGCAGCTTGCCTCTGCATGGTAAAAATGGTTTAGTGTGTAGTTGCAATTGCCTTAATTTATATCTTAAGTCATTTTAAATAGAGCATTCCATCCAAATAAACTTAGTTGCATTCTTTCTATGATGCACTGTTGTCCTTAACTTTGGTGATCATAATAGAACTCATAAACAGTTTAAATCATGTTGACAAGATATGCATCAGATTTGTAGTTGAATGCCTCTTCCATTCAAAAAATTACTGAAATAGATGGTCTAAACAACACCATACACCACATTCCTTGATTCTATAAAGAATCTGAAAACTCCAGTTTAATTTTCAAGCTAAGGAATCAATAACAAATTGGCAGTATCAAATATCTTGTATGATAGGTCAAACTTAGAAACTCAAATATAACTGCCATGATTGTCAGGAAGTTGTTCGCAAGAGAAAAACCAGCATTCAATATATAGCAGTGATGCTTCAGACAAACTAAATTTCAAACATGAAAAATGAATCCGAAGGCAAAGAAAAGGTAACATGCATGGTAGTGAACTACCTGATCCACTGGGATCATCATCAGTGATTTTTGCCGGATCAAAGATTCAAATGCACTATTTTCCCTCCGTATGCTTGCCTCAAATTTTTGCACCTCGGCTGAGTCTTCATAGAATAAAAAGTAAACCTTTAATTTTTTTGAAGGATTCTCTGCTTGATAAAATTCTATTTCCCTAACAAAGGTCATGTTTGGATGATATACAATAATTACAGATGGCTTCAGCGCATTAAGTATCTGTTGATCACTGTCCAGAGCATAGAATTGCACAGGTGGAAGTAATTTGGTTTGACGGGATGCTGCAGGAACTGATTCTGCAGCATGTGCTTGAATATCACTTCTATCTATACAAACATTCTCTAGAGAACTTTCTTGATCATTCTGCATGGATCCTGTTGCAGGTTGACCTAGTGCACCATTATTCCCTGAACTAATATTTTCATTTGTATTAATCTGATCTATCTTAAAATTGAAACCAGGATTTCCAGTCATTGGCTTGCCTTTGCTTCTTGTTTTTTTCCCTCTTGTTTTTTTGTAGCCCTTCCTTCTACCATCTGATTGATTATTCTCCTCAAGAACAGATTCTTTATTAGCTGGAATTCTAAGCTCAGATGCTGCAGCTAACAGAGCATCATTTTCGAATTTGGATATGCTGCTAGGGTCTGTGTTATCAGATGATCCAGCAGTGACAATACCATCAAGTAAACCAAAGCCTTTAGGTTCCTGAGATTTTTTCTTATTCCGTTTTCTTAGATTGTGTAATTCAACTTTACCTAGCAGATATTTCTCCCATTCGTCTCGCATAACCTACAATGAAAGTTGTAAAAAAGTTAGCTAGCATCATGTAGTGAAGTGTAAAGGACAATCAAAACAAAGTTTAATCCTTTTATTTGAGAAGCAACACCTGATGTGGTCCTTTTAAGATGCAATCCTCCAATTGCAAGCATGAGTGTTCATCTTTACAGGCCACCAAAACAATATCACTCAGGTCCCCTGCATCTTCAACTTTTGTTTGTCCTTCCTCTGACTGATTTTCCTCTCTTCGCTCAGCTTCTATTTcctcaagaagctcctgtaaaaGTACCTTTTCTTAGTTCCCCTTCTGTTTccagaaaaataaaatacatttCATCTACAAAAactttttttaactttttaatcACGGAGTGGAAAAGATAAATGGCAGGAACAGATCTAATATAGACTTTAAACAGGACATTAATATGCATTTTACATTTTCCAGAAATAATCATAGGTACAAGGAATAACCCTGTTCTAATAAGAAAGAGCAATTTGAAAAGATACCAATAGCAGCCACATGTTTTACAAAAAATGAAGAAGGAtgataagaaagaaaaaaaaggccACTAAGCTAAATGATCTTAAagaataatgataataataataatgggaCTCACTCACTCACACGCAACACCTTCCACTTAGGAGCTTCTTCCAGGACTTCTTCCAGCATTATGCCAACATTAGCATCCACTTTCCTTCCATCCGCATCATCTGCAGAAGTAGATCCAACTGATAAAATAGTGACTTAATGTTATTCAATAATCAATGATCTGTTAATATCTTCATTGAAAGGATGAATTAGAGACTTTCTGCTGCCAGCCTATTTTAaatgaaagaagaaaaaaaatacttcACCGTGATGGAAATGCAGTTCAGCAAGACAAACAAAATGATCAACAAATTAAAGggaaacaataaaaataaaataatactgGGAGGACGCACCGCCTTCTgattctttttttcttttgtcaTTAACCCTTCTTTTCTTGCTAGGGGTGCTTTTATCATCTAGGCTGCTTTTTGTACCATCTGCTCGAACTACTTGGTAAACTCGCCTCTTTGCGAGCTCGAAAATCTTATAGCTTGAGTCAGCAAAAATCCACATCGATTGAACACCTTCTGAAACTCTCAGGGTATCTAAATATTTCAAGTATAAGACCGCATCATACCTGAGATATGACGATCCCAGTTTCCACCATGAAAACATCAAGAATCAGTCTCCTCAGAAAATACTATGGATCAGGTTTTACAACACTATTGTTACAAATAATAGTTAAAGGTAAGCAGCAGAAATTCCACAATCATCCTTCTTACCTGACAAGGTAATCCAGCAGTTTCCTCAGGGTCTTGAGATCACTAACCAGCTGCTTGGTCTTCTTCCCAAGAGTGTGCCAGATCGGGTCTAACTGCCGCCTCACAATCTCGTCAAAAGACTTGAAGAGCCCATTCTCAACGGTGAGGTCCTCGACATCAACCTTGTT is from Zingiber officinale cultivar Zhangliang chromosome 7B, Zo_v1.1, whole genome shotgun sequence and encodes:
- the LOC122006673 gene encoding DNA repair endonuclease UVH1-like isoform X3, translating into MLPFQEQVISDLLDDRNGGLVVVASGFPFSSLIASLLLLHHPSAGSFLLLSASEPQKSAISAALRRAAPVHTDPLPFPSDLPSDLPSHHRTALYASGAALFVTPRILVADLLTSRVPPSSVATLVVLNAHRLSDTSTEAFIARILHSYSPSTPIVAFTDCPHAMVSGFSKAERIMKSLFVRRLHLWPRFHVLVSSDLERTPPEVVDVRVPMSAAMKGIQDAILGSMDACLRELRRTNKVDVEDLTVENGLFKSFDEIVRRQLDPIWHTLGKKTKQLVSDLKTLRKLLDYLVRYDAVLYLKYLDTLRVSEGVQSMWIFADSSYKIFELAKRRVYQVVRADGTKSSLDDKSTPSKKRRVNDKRKKESEGDDADGRKVDANVGIMLEEVLEEAPKWKVLRELLEEIEAERREENQSEEGQTKVEDAGDLSDIVLVACKDEHSCLQLEDCILKGPHQVMRDEWEKYLLGKVELHNLRKRNKKKSQEPKGFGLLDGIVTAGSSDNTDPSSISKFENDALLAAASELRIPANKESVLEENNQSDGRRKGYKKTRGKKTRSKGKPMTGNPGFNFKIDQINTNENISSGNNGALGQPATGSMQNDQESSLENVCIDRSDIQAHAAESVPAASRQTKLLPPVQFYALDSDQQILNALKPSVIIVYHPNMTFVREIEFYQAENPSKKLKVYFLFYEDSAEVQKFEASIRRENSAFESLIRQKSLMMIPVDQNGRCIGASTPSETESIILQNSLTRKAGGRMSQGRKMQVIVDMREFMSSLPNVLHLKGMHVIPVTLEVGDYVLSPMICVERKSIADLFQSFASGRLYHQVETMIRYYKMPVLLIEFSQDKSFSFQCSPQMISVMMSHQQT
- the LOC122006673 gene encoding DNA repair endonuclease UVH1-like isoform X2; the encoded protein is MLPFQEQVISDLLDDRNGGLVVVASGFPFSSLIASLLLLHHPSAGSFLLLSASEPQKSAISAALRRAAPVHTDPLPFPSDLPSDLPSHHRTALYASGAALFVTPRILVADLLTSRVPPSSVATLVVLNAHRLSDTSTEAFIARILHSYSPSTPIVAFTDCPHAMVSGFSKAERIMKSLFVRRLHLWPRFHVLVSSDLERTPPEVVDVRVPMSAAMKGIQDAILGSMDACLRELRRTNKVDVEDLTVENGLFKSFDEIVRRQLDPIWHTLGKKTKQLVSDLKTLRKLLDYLVSYKIFELAKRRVYQVVRADGTKSSLDDKSTPSKKRRVNDKRKKESEGDDADGRKVDANVGIMLEEVLEEAPKWKVLRELLEEIEAERREENQSEEGQTKVEDAGDLSDIVLVACKDEHSCLQLEDCILKGPHQVMRDEWEKYLLGKVELHNLRKRNKKKSQEPKGFGLLDGIVTAGSSDNTDPSSISKFENDALLAAASELRIPANKESVLEENNQSDGRRKGYKKTRGKKTRSKGKPMTGNPGFNFKIDQINTNENISSGNNGALGQPATGSMQNDQESSLENVCIDRSDIQAHAAESVPAASRQTKLLPPVQFYALDSDQQILNALKPSVIIVYHPNMTFVREIEFYQAENPSKKLKVYFLFYEDSAEVQKFEASIRRENSAFESLIRQKSLMMIPVDQNGRCIGASTPSETESIILQNSLTRKAGGRMSQGRKMQVIVDMREFMSSLPNVLHLKGMHVIPVTLEVGDYVLSPMICVERKSIADLFQSFASGRLYHQVETMIRYYKMPVLLIEFSQDKSFSFQSTNDIGDDVSPTNITSKLSLLVLHFPRLRLVWSRNVHATAEIFASLKQNQDEPDESKAIRVGVPSEDGVVDNDVRAENYNTSAIEFLRRLPGVTDTNYRALMDGCKNLAELALLPVERLAELMGGQKAARTLKEFLDAKCPTLS
- the LOC122006673 gene encoding DNA repair endonuclease UVH1-like isoform X1, with translation MLPFQEQVISDLLDDRNGGLVVVASGFPFSSLIASLLLLHHPSAGSFLLLSASEPQKSAISAALRRAAPVHTDPLPFPSDLPSDLPSHHRTALYASGAALFVTPRILVADLLTSRVPPSSVATLVVLNAHRLSDTSTEAFIARILHSYSPSTPIVAFTDCPHAMVSGFSKAERIMKSLFVRRLHLWPRFHVLVSSDLERTPPEVVDVRVPMSAAMKGIQDAILGSMDACLRELRRTNKVDVEDLTVENGLFKSFDEIVRRQLDPIWHTLGKKTKQLVSDLKTLRKLLDYLVRYDAVLYLKYLDTLRVSEGVQSMWIFADSSYKIFELAKRRVYQVVRADGTKSSLDDKSTPSKKRRVNDKRKKESEGDDADGRKVDANVGIMLEEVLEEAPKWKVLRELLEEIEAERREENQSEEGQTKVEDAGDLSDIVLVACKDEHSCLQLEDCILKGPHQVMRDEWEKYLLGKVELHNLRKRNKKKSQEPKGFGLLDGIVTAGSSDNTDPSSISKFENDALLAAASELRIPANKESVLEENNQSDGRRKGYKKTRGKKTRSKGKPMTGNPGFNFKIDQINTNENISSGNNGALGQPATGSMQNDQESSLENVCIDRSDIQAHAAESVPAASRQTKLLPPVQFYALDSDQQILNALKPSVIIVYHPNMTFVREIEFYQAENPSKKLKVYFLFYEDSAEVQKFEASIRRENSAFESLIRQKSLMMIPVDQNGRCIGASTPSETESIILQNSLTRKAGGRMSQGRKMQVIVDMREFMSSLPNVLHLKGMHVIPVTLEVGDYVLSPMICVERKSIADLFQSFASGRLYHQVETMIRYYKMPVLLIEFSQDKSFSFQSTNDIGDDVSPTNITSKLSLLVLHFPRLRLVWSRNVHATAEIFASLKQNQDEPDESKAIRVGVPSEDGVVDNDVRAENYNTSAIEFLRRLPGVTDTNYRALMDGCKNLAELALLPVERLAELMGGQKAARTLKEFLDAKCPTLS